Part of the Methylomonas rapida genome is shown below.
TGGCCAGGAGCATCCTGGAAATCACGCCGCATGCGATCAGATACATGCCTTGCAATGTGGTGACGTATCAATTCGAGGGCAAAACCATCGTCAGGACACATTTGCTGCCGGAACAGGGCGATAATGCCGAATTGAACCGATTTGCCGCGGATATGAATCGGCAATTGAAACAAATCGTCGATTTTGCCGCCGAGAATTAAACTTTCTTGTAACCAACCTTAACGAGCCTCATGAAAAAATCACTGCTAGCCGCTTTTTTGCTTTCCTTTCTGGCGGGTTGCGCCTTTACCCAGGAGGGTGCCAGCCTGGAACCCGGCGTTGGGCGCATCAACGATTTTCCTACCCGCGAGCGGGTGGATTATGTGTTGGAATGCGTGGCCAAACACGGCGGTCTGAACTACATCAATCAATACGCCTGCGGCTGCAAAATCGACAAAATCGCCGAGCAGCTGACGTTCGAGGAATATGAAGCCGCGCGCACCTTCACGCAGATGATCAAAACGCCCGGCGAAGCCGGCTCCGCATTCCGTGATCCCCAACAATCCAAGGATCTGCGCACCAAATTGAAGGAAGCCGATGCGGCAGCCGAGAAGGCTTGCTTCGTAAAATGACGGTTGCCGGGCTGCGTCTGTCATTGCCCGCGTTGCAGTATCCAAAAACCAAACTGCTGATCTTGACGTTACTGACGGTCAACATGATCGTCTATGCCGTGGTCGACACGTTGACCACGGCCATCGATGCCGCCACCTGGCTGGTATTGCTGCTGATATACGAGTGGGAAGCCCATGGCAACGGCTTACCCGTTGCCGAAAGCACAATGAAAAAGGTGCGGACGGGCCTGATTGCCGTGATCGTCTCGGTGTTTTTCAGTTACCTGGACGATAGCGAGTGGCTGGATGTCGGCAATTCTTTGTTGTGGTTTGCCTTGATTGCCGTGATGGAACTGGAAGTCCGGCGGCCGGGCATCGTGATGAAGCATGCCAATCTGTTTTGGTTGCTGACCCTGACGATTTTTGCCGGCCTGATCGGGACGGCGGGGATTTGGCTGTGGCAGCAGGCCTGGCTCGATGCCTACGATGCGCTGTTATGGATCGTGGCGTTCGGTTTTATCGAGGTGGACCTCTTTGATTTCTTGAAACGCAGGCAGCCGCATGACCTGTCTAATCAATGATGTTGCGAAAGGTCAAATTGATGCGGGGCTGTTTCGGCCGGCGGGTTTTGGGCAATTCGTGCCGCCAATGCTGCTGCAGTTCGCCGGCCATGATCAATAAATCGCCATGCATCAATTCTATGTCGAGTCGTCGACTGCTTTGCGGGTGGCGAAAACGCAGCAAGCGGGTTTCGCCGAAGCTCAATGATGCAATGACGGGGTTGGGGCCCAGTTCCTTTTCATCGTCCGCGTGACAGCCCATGGAGTCGCGCCCGTCTCGGTACAGGTTGGCCAGCACGCTATTGAAGCTTTGGCCGCAAACGCTTTGCATATCCAGGCGCAGCGTCTGCAGTTCGGGCGTCCATGGCAATGGCGGGTGATCGACGCCGGAATAACGATAATGCGCAGCGGGCTCGCCATACCATGCCATCAAACGCGGCACGGGCAGCCACCGGCCATAAATGAACAAGTTTTCCTGTTGCCAGGTGAGGTTTTGATAGAGCCGCTGGAAATAGCTATCGGCCTGTTCCTGCGGGTAAAACCGGGGCCAATGATATAACTGGCCGTCATAGGGAATGAGATTGCCCCGCGCTTGCAATAACGGCATGGGGTGAACTCAATTGACCAGGAGGATGATCAATTGGGCGGAAATGATCCTGAGCAGCATCACTAACGGGTAAACCGTCGCATAGGCAATCGAGACCGCAGCCGAGGGATGCATATTGTTTGCGAAGGCGAGCGCCGGCGGATCGGTCATGCTGCCGGCCAGCAAACCGCACAAGGTCAGATAGTTCAGCTTGTTGGTCAGACGCGCAACCAAGCCGATGATCAGCAGAGGCAAGACGGTAATCAGTGCCGCGCAGCCCATCCAGTATAAGCCGTTGCCATTGAACAAGGTTTCAAAAAACTGGTCGCCGGAATTCAAGCCCACGCATGCCAGAAACAACACGATGCCGATGTCTTTCAGGATCATGTTGGAGCTTTTGGGCAAATGCCAGGTCATCGTGCCCCAATTGCCGATTTGGCTGAGCATGATGGCCACCAACAATGGGCCGCCGGCCATGCCCAGTTTCAATGCCGAAGGGATGCCGGGCAAATAGAAGGGCCAACTGCCGAGCAATACGCCCAACGTAATGCCGATGAAGATAGGGATGATTTGCGGATGGTCCAGTTCTTCCAGCGAATTACCCAAGGCCTTTTCGATGTTGGCCAGCGCATCGCGGCTGCCGACCACCAGCACTTCGTCGCCAAATTGCACATGCAGCGCGCTGCTTGGGGTGAATTCGACGTCAGGCCTATGCACGCGAGAAATCGTGACGTCATGGCGCATGCATAAATCGCCGATGGTTTGATTGATCGCGGCCTTATTGGTGACGACCAAACGTTTGGTATGTAAGTTTTTGGCGATCTCCTGCAGGTTGATTTCGGCATCGGGGCCGATGACGATTTTTAGTCGTTGCAGCAGTTTGGGCTCGCCGACCAGGCGAATAATGTCGCCGACCCGCAAAACCGTGTCGCGCCGGGCGATGCAAACATCCGTTTCACCCTGATGCAAGATACGGGTGACCACTACATTCATGCTTTCGAAAAAAGGGATTTGTCCGACTGTCAATCCGTTCAAGTTGGGGTTTTGTACCACCAGATCCTCTGAAACCGGGATGTTCGCCAGTTGCCGCTGCTTATCGGCAAAATCATTGGCTTCGGTGGCGATATTGACCCTGAATGCCCATTTGATCAGCAGCATCGACAGAATGATGCCGATGATGCCGAAGGGATAGGCGATTGCGTACCCGAGGCCGGGCATTTTTAAAACGTTGCCGTCTATTCCGGGTAAACCGACCAAAACCTGTTGTGCTGCCGCCAGTGAAGGCGTATTGGTGGTGGCGCCGGAGAACAATCCTACCGCGACCGGCATCGGGATCTTGCCGATCATGCTGATGCCCACCGTGATCAGCGCGCCCATGAGTACCACGCTGGCCGCCATCGCATTCAGCTTGAGACCGTGTTTGAAAAACGAACTGACGAAACTTGGCCCAACCTGTAAACCGATGGCATAGACAAACAAAATCAAACCGAACTCGCGCAGGAAATGCATCACTTCGGCATTGAGGGTCAGATCGAAATGACCAAAAATGAGCCCCGAGAACAGTACGCCGGCAATGCCCAAGCGTATGCCCGCCAGGGAGACGTTGCCCAAGACCAAGCCTATGGAAATAACCAGGCTGATGATCAGCATCGCATGAGGTACTGAATCTTGATTGAATAGTTGTATCAGCCAGGGCATGAATGTCCTTTGTCATGGCGGAGGGAAGGGGGATTTCCAGTTGCACAATAGGTATTTGGCTGCGTATGATGCGAGCTAGTCACGTGCTATTGGTTTCAAAATTGTACAACAAGCCAACGAGGATATTGCAATGAACAAACATGACTTCAAAATGGGTTTCATCCTTTTATTGACATTGTGCATAATGCCGGCCCGGGCTGCGGATATCAACGCTGGCAAAAGCAAGGCCGCCGTTTGCGCGGGCTGCCACGGCAGCGCCGGAGTCAGTAACAACCCGATGTGGCCAACGCTGGCCGGCCAGAGTAGTGCCTATCTTGAAAAACAGTTGAAGAATTTCAAAGCCGGCTTGCGCGAAAACTCCACGATGAGCGCAATTGCCAAGGATTTAAGCGATGCCGACATGCAAAACCTGGCCGCTTATTTTGCCAGTCTGCCTGGCAAGTCGGCGGGTGGTGATGCGGCGTTCGCGGCGAAAGGAAAGGAAAAAGCCGCCATGTGCATGGGCTGCCATGGCCAGGAATTGAAAGGGAATGGCCAATTTCCAAAACTGGCGGGCCAGCATCCCGACTATCTGGCCAAGCAGTTGCATGATTTCAAAAGCGGCGAACGTAAGTCGGGCCAGATGAATGCGATATCCAAAACCTTGTCCGATGATGACATAAAAGCCTTGGCTGAGTACTTGGGAGCGCTGTAAATCTTCACATTCAAACGGCTCCCCCTGGCGTGAACTCCAGGGGGAACTGTTCTTTGCAATGAGCCGCAGACTGGTTTAAGCCAGTTTTCTTATGCCGACGAACTTGTTCTGCGCGGTCAATTCCATTTCAAAATAGCCCTGTATGCCGTCCTTGGTCAGGTAACGCTGGATTTTGCCGGCTGGGAACAGGATGCGGCGGCCATCGTCGGCCAGGACGGTGACGTTTTTGGCAACCCCTTGGTAAACCGCTAAATACTGGTCGTAACCGAGATTGAGTCTGAAGCGGATCAATTGATTGGTGGGCATGACACGAGAGTGCCGGCTGGCGCCGGCACTGATAGGGCGTCAATCAACGTTGGCTTTGCAAGGCTTCGATGCGTTCTTCCAGTGGCGGATGGCTCATGAACAAGCGTTGCATGCCACCGCCATTGATGCCGAAAGCCGCCAGTTCGCCGGGCATTTGTGCCGGCTCATGCGAACGCTGCAAGGCTCTCAAGGCGCTGATCATTTTTTGCCGCCCAGCCAATTGCGCACCACCGGCATCGGCCCGGAATTCGCGGTAGCGGGAGAACCACATCACCAGCATCGACGCCAAGATGGACAACGCGATTTGCGCGATCATCTGAGTAATGTAATAAGCCGGACCATAGCCACGTTCAGTCTTGAACACGGTGCGATCGACGATATGACCGATCACGCTGGCGAAAAAGTACACGAAGGTGTTGACCACGCCTTGCATCAAGGCCATTGTCACCATGTCGCCATTGGCGACGTGGCTGATTTCATGGCCCAGCACCGCTTCGACTTCATCCGCATTCATGTTCTGCAACAAGCCGGTACTGACGGCCACTAGCGCGCTGTTTCGATTGGCGCCGGTAGCGAAGGCATTGGCTTCGGGCGCGTCGAAGATACCAACTTCCGGCATGCCGATGCCGGCTTGGCGGGCCAGTCTCTCGACGGTGCCAACCAGCCATTGTTCGGTTTGATTTTGCGGTCTGTCGATCACGTGTACGCCCATCGCGCTTTTGGCGGACCATTTGGACATGAACAGCGAGATCACGGAACCCGTCATGCCGATGATCGCCGACATCACCAAAAGAGCGTCCAGATTCAGACCGATGCCTTGGGCATCCAATGTGCTTTTCAAGCCTAAAACATTGAAAATGATGCTGATCGCAATCATGATGGCCACGTTGGTGGCCAAAAACAGCAATATTCTCATCATGATAAAAATCCTGTGTTGTGTTGAGGTGAAAACGAGGTGGAGGCGGAATAGTTAAATTCAAGCCTTAGAGTGATAAGATGAAGCAAAGTTTATTTTAGAGGACTGAAAAATGAAAGGGTTAAAGTCGCTATTGTTGTTGATAGCTACGACATCTTTATGCTCGGCCGCCAAACCAGAGCAGGAAGCAGTCTTGAAGCAGCTGCATTTGCCGTATGGCTTTAAAATTTCTATTTTTGCCGAGAACGTACCCAGCGCACGCCAAATGGCGTTAGGCGAACGCGGCGTGGTGTTTGTCGGCACGCGCGATGGCTTTGTTTATGCCGTGCAGGATGCCGATGGCGATGGTGTGGCCGAACGCCAATACGCGCTGGCCAAGGGCCTGTATTTGCCCAACGGCGTGGCCTTCAGGAGTGGTGCCTTGTACGTGGCCGAGATCAACCGGATCATTCGTTACGACGAAATCGAGGCTAATTTGGACAATCCGCCAAGCCCCGTGGTGGTGTTCGATAAACTGCCTTCCGACAGGCATCACGGCTGGAAATATCTGCGCTTCGGTCCGGATGGCAAACTTTACAGCGCCGTCGGTGCGCCATGCAATGTCTGCGATCCGCAAGAAGAGAACTATGCCTCGCTGTTTCGCCTCAACCCCGACGGCAGCGGTTTCGAGATAATCGCCAAAGGCATACGCAATAGCGTTGGCTTCGACTGGGAGCCACATACCCATCATTTATTTTTCAACGACAATGGACGGGACAATTTGGGCGATGACGTGCCGCCCGATGAACTGAATCAGTGGACGGGCAGCAAGGAGCATTATGGTTTTCCTTATTGCCACGCGGGAAATATTCCCGATCCCGAGTTTGGCGGCAACAAGAAATGCGGCCAGTACAAGGGGCCGGTCTGGAATTACAAGGCGCATATCGCGCCTTTGGGCATGCGCTTTTATACCGGCTCGCAATTTCCGGAAAACTATTACAAGCAGCTGTTCGTCGCTCAGCATGGTTCCTGGAATCGGAGCGTGCCTCAAGGCTATCAAGTGGCGCAGATAAGGTTCAGCAGTTCCGAGCCCATAAGCGAACAGAGTTTCGTGTCCGGTTGGCTGACGCCGGACGGCAAGGTCTTGGGGCGGCCCGTGGATATTCTGCAATATACCGACGGCAGTTTGTTGATCAGCGATGATCAGCTGGGCGTCATCTACAGAGTCGAGTACAAGCCTTGAGTAGCAAACAGTTCGAAGTCCTGGAAAAAGAAATCGTCTATCAAGGCTTTTTCAGACTGGAACAATACACCCTGAAACATACCTTGTTCAAAGGTGGCTGGAGCCAACCCATTACCCGGGAATTGTTTCGGCGCGGCAATTGCGTGGGGGTGTTGTTGTACGACCCCGACCGCGATGAGGTGGTATTGATCGAACAATTCCGGGTTGGCGCGGTTTTCCAGCCTCAGCGGGCGTGGTTGGTCGAAATCGTTGCCGGCGCCATCGAAGAGGGCGAGAGCGCGGAAGAAGTCGCTTATCGCGAAGCCCTGGAAGAAGCGGGTTGTGAAATTCAGGAGTTGTTGAAAATTCAGGAGTTTTATACCACGCCGGGCGGTTGCTCCGAGCGCATTACCTTGTTCTGCGGCCGCGTCGATAGCCGTTCGGTCGGCGGCATTCATGGCTTGGCCGAAGAAGATGAGGACATACACGTCACCGCGGTCAAATTCGCGGAGGTCTTCAAGATGCTGGAAGACGGCCAAATCGAATCGGGTATTCCCATCATCGCCATTCAATGGCTCTATATTCACCGTGATCAGTTGAGGGCGCGTTGGCGCAAAGCCGATTTATAAAACCGTAAGGTTTCATGCGAGAATAGTCGCCTTTTGATCGTATCACTAATGTGATTTAGGATAGGGCCGCAATAAACCGGGTGTCACAAACATCTCGCAACGCTATTTGGGGCCCTTTATCGGTATCGAACCAGTTGCCAGTAAACCAACAACCATTACAACGTGGCGAATATTCTGATTTATTCAAATAATCCGCAACTGACCGCCGAGTGGACGCATGCATTGATCAGCGACCATCACGTCAGCCGTTTGTTGAATGCACATAACGATTACCAGGCGGACGCGGTGATATTCGATGCCAGGAAACTCGATGACGATCCCACGTTGATCTCCATTTTTGCCAATAAGCAAACGCGCTTTTTGGTATTGGGCTCGGATTGGCCGGAACATAAACAAATCGAGGTTTTGGTACATGGCGCGGCGGGGTATTGCGAGCAAGCCGAGGCGGCCAATCTACTGAAACGCGCCGTCGACTGCATCCTGAAAGGGGATATTTGGATGCGACGCGCGTTGGTGCCCAAGGTGATCGGAATCTTGACCGGTAGCCTGAACAACTCGAACAACCATTATCTGTCGCAGGATGAACTGAATAAGTTGACCAAGATGATAGATTCCTTGTCCGCGCGCGAGCTTGAAGTGGCCGACATGATACGGCAGGGCCAAAACAATAAGAATATCGCGCTGGCGATGAACATCTCGG
Proteins encoded:
- a CDS encoding response regulator transcription factor encodes the protein MANILIYSNNPQLTAEWTHALISDHHVSRLLNAHNDYQADAVIFDARKLDDDPTLISIFANKQTRFLVLGSDWPEHKQIEVLVHGAAGYCEQAEAANLLKRAVDCILKGDIWMRRALVPKVIGILTGSLNNSNNHYLSQDELNKLTKMIDSLSARELEVADMIRQGQNNKNIALAMNISERTVKAHLSSIFRKFGVDDRLHLAIRLKEIDRYR
- the htpX gene encoding protease HtpX, which encodes MMRILLFLATNVAIMIAISIIFNVLGLKSTLDAQGIGLNLDALLVMSAIIGMTGSVISLFMSKWSAKSAMGVHVIDRPQNQTEQWLVGTVERLARQAGIGMPEVGIFDAPEANAFATGANRNSALVAVSTGLLQNMNADEVEAVLGHEISHVANGDMVTMALMQGVVNTFVYFFASVIGHIVDRTVFKTERGYGPAYYITQMIAQIALSILASMLVMWFSRYREFRADAGGAQLAGRQKMISALRALQRSHEPAQMPGELAAFGINGGGMQRLFMSHPPLEERIEALQSQR
- a CDS encoding PQQ-dependent sugar dehydrogenase; translation: MKGLKSLLLLIATTSLCSAAKPEQEAVLKQLHLPYGFKISIFAENVPSARQMALGERGVVFVGTRDGFVYAVQDADGDGVAERQYALAKGLYLPNGVAFRSGALYVAEINRIIRYDEIEANLDNPPSPVVVFDKLPSDRHHGWKYLRFGPDGKLYSAVGAPCNVCDPQEENYASLFRLNPDGSGFEIIAKGIRNSVGFDWEPHTHHLFFNDNGRDNLGDDVPPDELNQWTGSKEHYGFPYCHAGNIPDPEFGGNKKCGQYKGPVWNYKAHIAPLGMRFYTGSQFPENYYKQLFVAQHGSWNRSVPQGYQVAQIRFSSSEPISEQSFVSGWLTPDGKVLGRPVDILQYTDGSLLISDDQLGVIYRVEYKP
- a CDS encoding DUF2835 domain-containing protein, producing MPTNQLIRFRLNLGYDQYLAVYQGVAKNVTVLADDGRRILFPAGKIQRYLTKDGIQGYFEMELTAQNKFVGIRKLA
- a CDS encoding c-type cytochrome, which encodes MNKHDFKMGFILLLTLCIMPARAADINAGKSKAAVCAGCHGSAGVSNNPMWPTLAGQSSAYLEKQLKNFKAGLRENSTMSAIAKDLSDADMQNLAAYFASLPGKSAGGDAAFAAKGKEKAAMCMGCHGQELKGNGQFPKLAGQHPDYLAKQLHDFKSGERKSGQMNAISKTLSDDDIKALAEYLGAL
- a CDS encoding alpha-ketoglutarate-dependent dioxygenase AlkB family protein; protein product: MPLLQARGNLIPYDGQLYHWPRFYPQEQADSYFQRLYQNLTWQQENLFIYGRWLPVPRLMAWYGEPAAHYRYSGVDHPPLPWTPELQTLRLDMQSVCGQSFNSVLANLYRDGRDSMGCHADDEKELGPNPVIASLSFGETRLLRFRHPQSSRRLDIELMHGDLLIMAGELQQHWRHELPKTRRPKQPRINLTFRNIID
- a CDS encoding NUDIX domain-containing protein; the encoded protein is MSSKQFEVLEKEIVYQGFFRLEQYTLKHTLFKGGWSQPITRELFRRGNCVGVLLYDPDRDEVVLIEQFRVGAVFQPQRAWLVEIVAGAIEEGESAEEVAYREALEEAGCEIQELLKIQEFYTTPGGCSERITLFCGRVDSRSVGGIHGLAEEDEDIHVTAVKFAEVFKMLEDGQIESGIPIIAIQWLYIHRDQLRARWRKADL
- a CDS encoding putative transporter, which encodes MPWLIQLFNQDSVPHAMLIISLVISIGLVLGNVSLAGIRLGIAGVLFSGLIFGHFDLTLNAEVMHFLREFGLILFVYAIGLQVGPSFVSSFFKHGLKLNAMAASVVLMGALITVGISMIGKIPMPVAVGLFSGATTNTPSLAAAQQVLVGLPGIDGNVLKMPGLGYAIAYPFGIIGIILSMLLIKWAFRVNIATEANDFADKQRQLANIPVSEDLVVQNPNLNGLTVGQIPFFESMNVVVTRILHQGETDVCIARRDTVLRVGDIIRLVGEPKLLQRLKIVIGPDAEINLQEIAKNLHTKRLVVTNKAAINQTIGDLCMRHDVTISRVHRPDVEFTPSSALHVQFGDEVLVVGSRDALANIEKALGNSLEELDHPQIIPIFIGITLGVLLGSWPFYLPGIPSALKLGMAGGPLLVAIMLSQIGNWGTMTWHLPKSSNMILKDIGIVLFLACVGLNSGDQFFETLFNGNGLYWMGCAALITVLPLLIIGLVARLTNKLNYLTLCGLLAGSMTDPPALAFANNMHPSAAVSIAYATVYPLVMLLRIISAQLIILLVN